In the genome of Bradysia coprophila strain Holo2 unplaced genomic scaffold, BU_Bcop_v1 contig_232, whole genome shotgun sequence, one region contains:
- the LOC119075888 gene encoding uncharacterized protein LOC119075888: MLFTELNTKVLLDIFDCLDLIDAINLAGTCVRLREVAQLQYAIRYRIFNLRNFLNDGDQVQRHNYVDATVVLKSIGHVISVLVVDLDETKIGAVLVATIRRYCTKVKSLKIVSRCYNNKPLTVEWLKSLKLEKITLQATDVMLLDLSGTSTLKELVFCWPWGYSDPNARWMVKRIFERNRNIASMSIKLFDGIDYESFATLNSLKCIQFDNVHEGTLQKVAAQLKMSELEKVGIDRTYTSANEISAFLATLAKNAPKLKELSVHSTERNDLTSIHLFELTSLRITVTDPDACKELPEMQPNLKHLDLFISNRIKPAQQIISLVKGMHRLEIFHVDTFGNKALSMMKALKKELGSDRIWNACSFNRPELRMYVRNSYRIDFVRLTLNFTERKFTVTDIPFRRNYFSESINNQLLLPCCY; the protein is encoded by the exons ATGCTTTTCACCGAGCTGAATACGAAAGTTTTGCTGGACATCTTCGATTGTTTAGATCTGATCGATGCGATCAATTTAGCGGGAACGTGTGTGAGACTGAGAGAAGTGGCTCAGCTACAGTATGCCATTCGAtatcgaattttcaatttgagaaACTTTTTAAATGACGGAGATCAAGTACAACGACACAATTATGTCGACGCAACGGTGGTTCTGAAAAGCATTGGGCACGTCATTTCGGTGTTGGTGGTTGATTTGGACGAGACTAAAATCGGAGCGGTTTTGGTTGCAACAATCCGAAGATATTGTACTAAGGTCAAATCGCTCAAAATCGTCTCTCGCTGCTACAACAACAAACCCCTTACCGTTGAGTGGCTGAAGAGTCTTAAGCTGGAAAAAATAACATTGCAAGCAACGGATGTGATGCTTCTGGACCTTTCTGGAACAAGTACTTTGAAAGAACTTGTTTTTTGTTGGCCTTGGGGTTATTCTGACCCAAACGCACGATGGATGGTAAAGAGGATCTTTGAAAGAAATCGCAACATCGCCAGTATGAGCATTAAATTGTTCGATGGCATCGATTATGAGAGTTTTGCAACACTCAACAGCTTAAAGTGCATTCAGTTCGATAATGTTCACGAAGGAACACTCCAAAAAGTTGCAGCTCAATTGAAGATGTCTGAGCTCGAAAAAGTTGGGATAGATCGCACTTATACAAGTGCCAACGAAATAAGTGCTTTCCTAGCCACACTGGCTAAAAATGCGCCAAAGCTAAAAGAGCTATCGGTTCATTCGACTGAGAGAAACGATCTGACTTCAATCCATCTTTTTGAACTGACGTCGCTTAGAATAACAGTTACCGATCCGGACGCATGCAAAGAACTTCCAGAAATGCAACCGAACCTGAAGCATTTGGATCTGTTCATATCCAATCGCATCAAACCAGCGCAGCAGATCATATCACTGGTTAAAGGCATGCACAGACTGGAGATTTTTCACGTTGATACGTTTGGGAACAAAGCGTTGTCGATGATGAAAGCATTGAAAAAAGAACTGGGTTCCGATCGCATATGGAACGCATGTTCGTTCAATAGACCAGAGCTACGGATGTACGTGAGGAACAGCTACCGGATTGATTTTGTTCGACTGACG TTGAACTTTACCGAACGCAAGTTTACAGTCACCGACATTCCATTCAGAAGAAACTACTTCAGTGAATCCATTAATAACCAGCTGCTGTTGCCGTGTTGCTATTAA